The Vitis vinifera cultivar Pinot Noir 40024 chromosome 18, ASM3070453v1 region ACAATTTTTCTTCAACTTCTGGGGTAACATCCGTCTTAAAAGAGCGTCTTCAATCTTTTAAATACTCCAGCGGCCCTGCAGCATATTTCCACTCATGGTCGTGAGAGTAAGTGCTCACTGTGTTGAAATTTAGAAGACAGGTTGGTATTTTCAGTTATGATGATGCCCGAAGACACCAAGTTGTGGTCCAAAAGCCTAACAGAAGCCCCTTTTCAATGCTCTCTGCATACCAATTAAGAATTGAATTTCAACCCGACCCCATAATTCGCAAAATCACACAATTTTCATAGCGACCTCCTACCAATCCTCGTAACCCTTTAAAGAAAATTGTGAATTAATTGCTGAATCAATAAAGAAACGAGAGAAaacaggaaaaataaaacaagttaAAGAACACACCTTTACTTGCTGCTTGAACTTCAAACACTTAAAAGAGACAAAAATCAAAGGTTAAAATCCTACAAAATTTTGTTCTCAGTTTTGTTATATTACATTCTAGTACTACAACTTATCTGAAAGTAGCTTTAGCTTTAGCCTGTGATTGAGGTGTTCACTGTTACCCTTTAGTCCAAAAGGTAGATCAGTTATATGAATATATTAGCACAACTATTGACCCAAGCAAAATATTAAcatatttggagaaaaataaaataaaataattatagcCCTGCATTGCAGACCACCCCCGCCTATCTCCATAAgtcatgaaaatatttaaagagaGAAAATTCGTTGAAAATAGTTCTTCCAAGTCCCACAATATGGGAATGTAACAGAGgcgatgaaaagaaaaatgcaaaaatagtTCAACATTTCAGTCACTTTTCATCAATGGAAAATCCATTCTTCAAATGCGGCCCGCGCTCACGACACGTACCCTGGCAAAAAGATGAGAAAGGAAACAGGACCGAAGCAGAAGATATCACTGTATCATGGAAAACCCCATTTCAAGAACCACCTTTTGGACGTGGGTTTTGAGAAGATGGCTCGTCCGGCTTAGTTTCTTCTTGGGTATGGATTGGAATTGATAGTGGAACGGAGCCAGCGGATATGTCAGCACTGGGCAGTGGTGGTGGATTGACTCTTCCATCAATGCAAGATGAGCATTTTTCCTCCAACCAACTTTCAATATCGTATTGGCCATGGCCCATGATTCTCCTTCCTGAGCAGAGTCGTCCGACTATAGCAGCGAGAGTACCTAAGATTGCGATGACAGCGAGAACAGCGATGACGGGACCAACTGATCCATGCCTTGAGTAACGAGTGTAAGATAATGATGGCGGCGGCTGTTGCAGTTGATCCAGTGGCATTGACATTTCAGAGAAGGCCCAGATTGAGACTCCTTCTAGAGTTGCCAATAAGAGCTTTGGGGTCCGGGAGACAAAAGGTTTTTGTAGGTTGAGGTCGAATGCAGAGGGGGTGCATTATGGAGCATGACCGGATGAGAGTGCCTTCAACAGAGAAGGTGGTACACACAACAGAAGAATGAGAGGCCAAAAAACGAAATGCATTTTGATAACGTCGAAATATCTGTTTAGAAATAGAAACACAAGAAAATTTCCCCAAGATCATCAAAACAATGGGGGGAGAGAGCAAAGTGGCATATCTGCACTTGACAGCGTAAGGAATTCAAATAAAGAGCAACAAATGAGGGTAGATCTACAGGACTCTAAGGTAAAAAGGTGGCCcctcttttcctttatttggtTATGTTATACTAAAGAAAACTAGGACCGTAGGGCCAACAAATGTGAAACTGTGAAAGTAGGCAGAAAAGGTGGGAATCTTGGAGGGTCCAAACCCTAGATAAAAGCCCTTTTTTCAAATGGTCTCCCCGTGAGCTTTTTCAGACTGTTTCTGTTACTGTTAGGAGCCATGGAAAACAACCTTTGACTTTTGGATATGCggtttccccttttttttagttgttgGAAATGGCTAGAAATTACCCTCactttttaagtttgaaatgCTTAAACACCACTGtctaatataatattaatagaataataagaaaatgaaattccaGCTTGATAAGCGTTGCAATGGTACCGTACATCATGACTAAGGGGAGCAGAATTTACCTCTATGTTGGCTGTTGCCCGTTGGCTGTTGCGCCAGCTTGGGCGTCTGGCTCGGGCTTTAATGCCTTTAAACTACACCCACCCTCATGGCCGATCCCACCATggccttttttttccttgaatttttaattaaaacatcCATCATGCTCTCCTCATTATTCAGTCCACAGAGAGAAGTCTTGACAATTCAATTTTTGTCCCACATTTTGACACAATACAACTTCCATTATTCATCTTCCACCTGGCCAACTGGTGTCTCCTCTCGCTTGCTAATGGAAAAATTCTAGTGCATCCTATAACCCACATGTAGCACCCAAAACTGAAGATCTATGAAGCCCAGGCAGCTAAACAGGTGTAGCTTTTGAGAAACAGCCATGATTTGTAAAAAATGTTGCCCAAACAAAGTCTTTAAGCACATCCCGCTGCTGTTTACCTTTAAGCAGTTGCAATATAAAATTAGTAGAATGCCAGTAATAGTTAGACCTTGAGCTACAGCTGCCACAATTCATATGAATTATGTGTAGAAGTAGTTTCCTAATAATAACACTATTCCCATACGAAAACACCTTGAACCCAAGAAACTgttataaagataaaattgcTAAAAACACAAAATCTGAAGAGATCCTTCAACCTACTTAgttttataacatttataaaaaCCTAATTCAAAAGAAGAGAgcattaattagttaaatttctatgaacaagtaaaaacTTGTCTAATTAATACTTATTTTTGTACCTACTACCTGCTAAGTACTAAATAGAATGAACTTTATGGTATGCAGTTTCTTATGGCAACATGGTGAAATTTTAGTGTGGAAGTTTGGAAATAATAAGCTTATCTAATTTGGGATTCTCTTCTGGGTATTTTGCAGGCAAAGACGCATATCATCCTCCAAGTTGTCTCCAGAAACAACTAATGATGGTTGTTACAAAAAATTCATGAAGAATAGTAATTTTCTTTGGACATTATTCCTAATACACCCGCCTTTGGTTAATCATTATAATTTTACTCTGAGACACACTTTTAACTGAGGGATGGATCTAAAGGTGACATAGAATGCTGGACATATAAATCATGGAAAACTAATTGTCATTACAATTTTCAGCCGTGCCATCATAATTTATGGGGGGTATTAATAGCACTGGCAATGCTACCTGTTTAGAAGTTCTTCAACCATATTCCTGGCCTCCGTGAGAGGGTTTACATAGCTAACTTCTTTAGCCCATATACTTTGCATTGAATGCATTGTCATCCCCATCTTTGGAACATGTTCCTCCAACTGCCCTACAGCTTCAGAATCCATCACATCGCCAATAATAGTCTGCCAAGAAAAAGGAACAATCACCTCAGCTTCCTATTTTCCAGTATACACAGAAAAATGAATGGCATGAATTAAAAGGGAGAAACAAAAGCAAGACAGGACAACGGAGGAACAAAAGCAAGACAGAGGACAACGGTAACACGCCCAACCTGGGTTACATATCTcaacatcaaaataatttattgatatcaGAAGTCAAAGCAATACAAATACAGATATAGCAACACTACAGGACCAACTTGCAGTTCAAATTCTACTAC contains the following coding sequences:
- the LOC104882606 gene encoding uncharacterized protein LOC104882606; amino-acid sequence: MSMPLDQLQQPPPSLSYTRYSRHGSVGPVIAVLAVIAILGTLAAIVGRLCSGRRIMGHGQYDIESWLEEKCSSCIDGRVNPPPLPSADISAGSVPLSIPIHTQEETKPDEPSSQNPRPKGYVS